One Acanthopagrus latus isolate v.2019 chromosome 12, fAcaLat1.1, whole genome shotgun sequence genomic region harbors:
- the LOC119029423 gene encoding tripartite motif-containing protein 16-like: protein MEQKAVHLDRETFSCPICLDLLKDPVTIPCGHSYCKNCINDHWDTEVERRIYSCPQCRKSFTPRPELLKNTMLAALVEQLKKTELQDAPADLCCAGPEDVACDVCTGRKLRATKSCLQCLASYCEKHLQPHYQSATFKKHKLVEPSEKLQENICSRHDEVMKMFCRTDQQYICYLCSVEEHKGHDTVSAAAERQRELGESQRNIQQRIQDREEDVKLLQQEVEAINGSADKAAEHSQKTFTQMFHVMEKRRSDLKQQVRSQQETEVSRVKELQEKLEQEITELKRKDAELKKLSHTEDHNQFLHNYPSLSALSESTHSSSINIRPLKYFEDVTAAVSEVRDKLQDVLRDTWTNISLTVDVLPSLPEPKTRNDFLKYSCELTLHPNTANKRLFLSEGYRKATLLRLPLSFPDHPDRFNDCCQVLSRESLTGRCYWEVEWRETESSWTANGVAVAYKREYWERSYFGFNKKSWMLVRKTNNYEFHHNKVQTPSLGPESSRVGVYLDHSAGILSFYSVSDTMTLLHRVQTTFTQPLYAGLRFCGTVTDSAEFCELK, encoded by the coding sequence ATGGAACAGAAAGCAGTTCATCTGGACCGAGAGACTTTCTCTTGTCCGATCTGTTTGGACctactgaaggatccggtgactattccctgtggacacagctactgcaagAACTGTATTAACGACCACTGGGACACAGAGGTTGAGAGGAGGatctacagctgccctcagtgcaggaagagcttcacaccgaggcctgagctgctgaaaaacaccatgttgGCAGCTttagtggagcagctgaagaagactgaaCTCCAAGATGCTCCTGCTGATCTCTGCTGTGCTGGAcctgaagatgtggcctgtgatgtctgcactgggaggaaactgagagcaaCTAAGTCCTGTCTGCAGTGTCTGGCCtcttactgtgagaaacaccTGCAGCCTCATTATCAGTCAGCTACATttaagaaacacaagctggtggagccgtcagagaagctccaggagaacatctgctctcgtcacgatgaggtgatgaagatgttctgccgtactgatcagcagtatatctgttatctctgctctgtggaggaacataaaggccacgacacagtgtcagctgcagcagagaggcagagagagctggggGAGAGTCAAcgcaacatccagcagagaatccaggacagagaggaagatgtgaagctgcttcaacaggaggtggaggccatcaatggctctgctgataaagcagcGGAGCACAGTCAGAAGACTTTCACTCAGATGTTCCATGTCATGGAGAAAAGACGCTCTGATttgaagcagcaggtcagatcccagcaggaaactgaagtgagtcgagtcaaagagcttcaggagaagctggagcaggagatcactgagctgaagaggaaagacgctgagctgaagaagctctcacacacagaggatcacaaccagtttctacacaactacccctcgctgtcagcactcagtgagtctacacactcatccagcatcaacatccgtcctctcaagtactttgaggatgtgacagcagctgtgtcagaggtcagagacaaactacaggacgtcctgagagacacatggaccaacatctcactgacagtggATGTTTTACCGTCACTACCAGAGCCCAAGACCAGAAATgacttcttaaaatattcatgtgaACTCACACTGCATCCAAACACGGCAAACAAACGTCTGTTCTTATCAGAGGGCTACAGAAAGGCAACATTATTGAGGCTACCACTGTCTTTTCCTGATCACCCAGATAGATTCAATGATTGTTGTCAGGTCCTgagtagagagagtctgactggacgttgttactgggaggtggagtggagagagacagaatcGAGTTGGACTGCAAATGGAGTAGCAGTCGCATACAAAAGAGAGTACTGGGAACGTTCTTATTTTGGATTCAATAAAAAATCCTGGATGTTAGTTCGTAAAACCAATAATTATGAGTTTCATCACAACAAAGTCCAAACTCCCTCCTTAGGTCCTGagtcctccagagttggagtgtacctggatcacagtgcaggtattctgtccttctacagcgtctctgacaccatgactctcctccacagagtccagaccacattcactcagccgctctATGCTGGACTTCGGTTTTGTGGGACGGTTACAGACTCTGCTGAGTTTTGTGAACTCAAATAG